From a single bacterium HR11 genomic region:
- a CDS encoding Extracellular serine proteinase encodes MHHRIYGGRASRVLLSILLLTLGLAGGSFVGSAPQRPHPKFVPPQAGQPILPDQFIVQLQRDVVPADIHAFRQQAERMGLEVVLQSDGPVPFITVRGPEAVVFRLADDPRVRLVEHDGPVYAVEQTLPWGIDRIDADVSPTANINGVDERVGVDAFIIDTGIQPDHPDLYVVGGRNFTSKNPDAWKDCNGHGTHVAGTVAALDNTYGVVGVAPGARLWAVRVLGCGGSGTWSAVAAGVNWVTQWKQSHPTSPAVANMSLGGSGHNATVHDAVVTSIQNNVVYCIAAGNDGADASNFEPAHVTEALTITATDSTDTMPSWANWGFVVDLAAPGVSILSTYLRSGYTTLSGTSMATPHCTGTATLYLATHPTATASDAMNDIVTKAQTFGGFTANTDPQGRRYAIVYAGRY; translated from the coding sequence ATGCATCACCGCATCTACGGGGGGAGGGCATCTCGGGTCCTCCTGTCAATTCTGCTTCTGACACTGGGTCTCGCTGGCGGGTCCTTCGTCGGGTCGGCCCCCCAGCGGCCCCATCCCAAGTTCGTGCCGCCCCAAGCGGGGCAACCCATCCTGCCGGACCAGTTTATCGTGCAACTCCAGCGGGATGTGGTCCCGGCCGACATCCATGCGTTCCGTCAGCAGGCTGAACGCATGGGCCTGGAAGTCGTCTTGCAGAGTGACGGTCCTGTGCCTTTTATCACCGTTCGGGGCCCTGAGGCCGTCGTCTTCCGGCTGGCCGACGACCCGCGCGTGCGTCTGGTGGAGCACGATGGTCCCGTTTATGCCGTGGAGCAAACGCTCCCCTGGGGCATCGACCGGATCGATGCCGACGTCAGCCCGACGGCAAATATCAACGGCGTCGATGAGCGAGTCGGGGTCGATGCGTTTATCATCGACACGGGGATTCAGCCGGACCATCCGGACCTGTATGTCGTCGGGGGTCGCAACTTTACAAGCAAGAACCCCGACGCATGGAAGGACTGCAACGGTCACGGTACCCACGTGGCGGGTACGGTGGCGGCCTTAGACAACACATACGGGGTCGTCGGGGTAGCGCCGGGTGCGCGGCTGTGGGCCGTTCGGGTGCTTGGCTGTGGCGGCTCGGGCACATGGTCCGCAGTCGCCGCCGGGGTCAACTGGGTGACCCAGTGGAAGCAGTCACATCCGACGTCGCCGGCGGTCGCCAACATGTCCCTGGGCGGGAGCGGTCACAACGCCACAGTCCATGACGCGGTCGTCACGTCTATTCAAAACAACGTCGTCTATTGTATCGCCGCCGGCAATGACGGGGCCGACGCTTCTAACTTCGAACCGGCTCACGTGACGGAGGCCCTGACGATCACGGCGACCGACTCGACGGACACGATGCCGTCCTGGGCCAACTGGGGGTTCGTCGTAGACCTGGCCGCCCCGGGCGTGAGCATTCTGAGCACGTACTTGCGGAGCGGCTACACGACCCTGTCGGGGACGTCGATGGCGACCCCCCACTGTACCGGAACGGCTACCCTCTACTTGGCGACACATCCGACGGCGACGGCCTCGGATGCCATGAACGATATCGTGACGAAGGCCCAGACCTTCGGCGGTTTCACGGCCAACACGGACCCCCAGGGTCGGCGATATGCCATCGTCTATGCCGGCCGGTACTGA